From a region of the Gammaproteobacteria bacterium genome:
- a CDS encoding ABC transporter permease, with translation MNNISLALRFLRRDWRAGELTVLMLALIIAVASVTSVSFFTDRIHQALQSQANDLLGGDLVLQSGELVTAERLQQLAASGLQSATTAEFPTMALSGERSQLVALKAVSKNYPLRGQHRIAPNLFVNDAATEGGPAPGTVWAESRLLSELGIDVGAEISVGATQLKVAAVLTSEPDQSEGTMFNIAPRLLMNSDDLAATALIQPASRVHYRLLIAGDSKAVARLRMDWQQHLAPGETLQGVEDARPEVRTALARGESFLGLAALVSVLLAGTAVAMAARRFVSRHLDNCAVMRCLGAEQKFISRLYLQQMLFLGVVASAIGIVIGFVAQSGLVVFLGPLAGVNLPAPGAWPVVWGLLTGMITLLGFAMPPMLQLTNVPTLRVLRRDLGPPRINAVLAYGFGLGAFLLLVIVQAQNLKLALAVVLGLVLLAGLLALLAAGLLFVLRTFKRGGSAWRLGLSNLSRRANHSIVQMIGFGIGLMALLLLVVVRSDLLEEWQGRLPEDTPNRFLINIQPDQLKPLQDFFKSEAVDVPLLYPMVRARLVEINGRPVSMDDFPVERAKRLVNREFNLSWAEQLQDDNQIIAGHWWQASDFGKALFSVEEGLAKELGLKLGDTLTYSAGGQRFSAEITSLRSVKWDSFRANFFVLAPPGMLDAYPVNYITGFYLPLARHDVLNRLVRQFPNITVLDVGVILDQVRSIINRVTLAVEYVFLFTLSAGLMVLYAAIHATLDERIHEAAILRTLGARRGQILGSIVLEYAGLGLLSGLVASVAAGVVGMILAERVFELSYVPGPSLWLGGMLVGAIGVGLAGTLGTKHVLNQPPLQTLRNV, from the coding sequence GTGAATAACATCTCTTTAGCGCTACGTTTCCTGCGTCGCGACTGGCGTGCGGGTGAACTGACGGTATTGATGCTGGCACTGATTATCGCTGTTGCCAGTGTCACCTCAGTGAGTTTCTTCACTGATCGCATTCACCAGGCTCTGCAAAGCCAGGCCAATGATCTGTTGGGTGGTGATCTGGTGTTGCAATCCGGCGAACTGGTGACTGCAGAACGTTTGCAACAACTCGCAGCTTCGGGTTTGCAAAGTGCAACGACAGCGGAATTTCCGACCATGGCTTTGTCAGGCGAGCGCAGTCAACTGGTGGCGCTCAAAGCAGTCAGTAAAAATTATCCACTGCGCGGGCAGCATCGTATTGCGCCAAATTTGTTTGTGAATGATGCCGCGACTGAGGGAGGCCCAGCGCCGGGTACGGTGTGGGCGGAAAGCCGCTTGCTGTCCGAGTTGGGTATTGATGTCGGCGCGGAGATTAGCGTCGGCGCCACACAGCTTAAAGTGGCCGCTGTGTTGACCAGCGAACCAGATCAATCGGAGGGGACGATGTTCAATATCGCGCCTCGATTGTTGATGAACAGTGATGATCTGGCCGCAACCGCATTAATTCAACCCGCGAGCCGGGTTCATTACCGGTTATTGATTGCAGGTGATTCGAAAGCAGTGGCGCGCTTGCGCATGGATTGGCAGCAACATCTGGCGCCGGGTGAAACCTTGCAGGGGGTCGAAGATGCGCGGCCCGAGGTGCGCACGGCATTGGCGCGGGGCGAGAGTTTTCTCGGATTGGCGGCGCTGGTCAGCGTGTTGTTGGCCGGGACTGCCGTGGCAATGGCAGCGCGGCGTTTTGTCAGCCGTCATCTCGATAACTGTGCTGTGATGCGGTGTCTGGGCGCCGAGCAGAAATTTATTAGCCGGCTTTATCTGCAACAAATGTTGTTTCTCGGTGTGGTGGCCAGCGCCATCGGCATCGTGATCGGTTTTGTCGCGCAATCCGGGTTAGTGGTTTTTCTTGGACCGCTGGCAGGCGTTAATCTGCCTGCGCCGGGCGCATGGCCAGTGGTGTGGGGCCTGCTCACTGGCATGATCACGCTACTGGGTTTTGCCATGCCGCCGATGTTGCAACTGACCAACGTGCCTACGCTGCGCGTGTTGCGCCGTGATCTTGGTCCACCGCGCATCAACGCGGTGTTGGCTTATGGTTTCGGCTTGGGTGCGTTTTTATTGCTGGTGATCGTTCAAGCTCAAAATCTTAAATTGGCGCTGGCGGTAGTGTTGGGGTTGGTGTTGTTGGCAGGATTATTAGCGTTGTTGGCGGCGGGGTTGCTGTTTGTATTGCGCACATTCAAGCGAGGTGGTTCCGCCTGGCGGCTGGGATTGAGCAATCTCTCACGTCGCGCCAATCACAGCATTGTGCAAATGATCGGTTTTGGTATCGGGCTGATGGCGTTGTTGTTGCTGGTCGTCGTGCGTAGCGATTTGCTGGAAGAGTGGCAGGGACGGTTACCGGAAGATACGCCCAACCGTTTTCTGATCAACATCCAGCCAGATCAGCTCAAACCGTTGCAGGATTTTTTTAAATCGGAAGCGGTCGACGTGCCGCTGTTGTATCCGATGGTTCGCGCGCGGCTGGTGGAGATTAATGGCCGGCCAGTGTCGATGGATGATTTTCCGGTCGAGCGCGCCAAACGGCTGGTGAATCGCGAATTCAATCTTTCCTGGGCTGAACAGCTGCAAGACGATAACCAGATCATTGCCGGTCACTGGTGGCAGGCGAGTGATTTTGGCAAGGCGTTGTTCTCGGTCGAAGAGGGGCTTGCCAAAGAATTGGGACTCAAGCTTGGCGACACACTCACATATAGCGCTGGCGGCCAGCGCTTCAGCGCTGAGATCACCAGTCTGCGTAGTGTGAAGTGGGATAGCTTCCGCGCCAATTTTTTTGTGCTGGCGCCGCCGGGCATGTTGGATGCTTATCCGGTCAACTACATCACCGGTTTTTATCTGCCTCTGGCGCGGCATGATGTATTGAATCGTTTGGTGCGCCAGTTCCCCAATATCACCGTACTGGATGTCGGCGTCATTCTCGATCAAGTGCGCAGCATCATCAATCGCGTCACCTTGGCGGTGGAGTATGTCTTTCTCTTTACCCTGAGCGCGGGATTGATGGTGCTCTACGCCGCCATCCACGCCACCCTCGACGAACGGATTCACGAGGCCGCGATCCTGCGCACCCTTGGCGCCCGGCGAGGTCAGATTCTCGGCAGCATCGTCTTGGAATACGCCGGTCTCGGTTTGTTGTCGGGCTTGGTGGCGTCGGTCGCTGCCGGGGTCGTGGGTATGATCCTCGCCGAACGGGTGTTTGAATTGAGTTACGTGCCCGGACCAAGTCTGTGGTTGGGCGGAATGCTCGTCGGGGCGATCGGTGTCGGGTTGGCGGGAACGTTGGGTACAAAGCACGTGCTCAATCAGCCGCCGTTGCAGACCTTGCGCAACGTATAA
- a CDS encoding ABC transporter ATP-binding protein: MANIALQAENLCKTVTSPEGELKLLRNINLNISVGESVAVVGVSGSGKSTLLGLLAGLDTPTTGSVHIDGVDLFALDEDGRARLRAEKVGFVFQAFQLLPNLTALENVMLPLELAGRRDAVDVATQVLQRVGLERRLKHYPKQLSGGEQQRVAIARAFASQPKVLFADEPTGNLDRQTGERIIDLLFQLNVEQGTTLVLVTHDNHLADRCQRRLELDAGQLRSGA, from the coding sequence ATGGCCAACATTGCCCTACAAGCCGAGAATCTTTGCAAAACAGTGACCAGTCCCGAGGGTGAACTCAAACTGCTGCGGAACATAAATCTTAACATTTCTGTGGGCGAATCGGTGGCGGTGGTGGGGGTTTCCGGTTCCGGCAAATCGACCTTGCTCGGGTTGCTGGCGGGGTTGGACACGCCAACAACAGGTTCCGTGCACATCGACGGAGTCGATTTATTCGCGCTGGATGAAGATGGTCGTGCCCGACTACGCGCCGAGAAGGTCGGTTTTGTGTTTCAGGCCTTTCAGCTTTTGCCTAATCTCACGGCCCTGGAAAATGTAATGCTGCCGCTGGAATTGGCGGGGCGGCGCGATGCCGTCGATGTGGCGACACAAGTATTGCAGCGGGTGGGTTTGGAACGGCGGTTGAAGCATTATCCCAAGCAACTTTCAGGCGGTGAGCAGCAGCGTGTCGCCATAGCCCGTGCTTTTGCCTCGCAGCCCAAGGTGTTGTTCGCCGATGAGCCGACTGGCAATCTTGATCGGCAGACCGGTGAGCGCATTATTGACTTACTGTTTCAGCTCAATGTTGAGCAGGGGACAACGCTGGTACTGGTCACTCATGATAATCATCTGGCGGATCGTTGCCAGCGGCGTTTGGAACTGGACGCTGGACAGTTGAGGTCCGGTGCGTGA
- a CDS encoding arylesterase, producing the protein MIIRFFLSVTLFAMSTATFAALPPVILVYGDSLSAGFGIEQNAGWVSLLQQRLREKGYGHQVVNASISGETTSGGLARFNNTLDQFKPKIVLIELGANDGLRGLPIDAMHDNLAKMIEISQKRGTKILLIAMKLPPNYGTTYTESFANTFYDLTKHYKLPKAPFLLNGLSTPDHFQADGLHPTAQAQSIILDNIWPSLKPLLK; encoded by the coding sequence ATGATAATACGCTTCTTTCTCTCGGTTACCCTGTTCGCAATGTCAACAGCGACATTCGCCGCCCTGCCACCCGTCATCCTTGTCTATGGCGACAGCCTCAGCGCTGGCTTTGGTATTGAACAGAATGCCGGTTGGGTCAGCTTGTTGCAACAACGCTTACGCGAAAAAGGTTATGGGCACCAGGTGGTCAATGCCAGCATCAGTGGCGAAACCACCAGCGGTGGCTTGGCTCGCTTCAATAACACGTTGGACCAATTTAAACCCAAAATCGTTCTTATCGAATTGGGCGCCAACGATGGCCTGCGTGGATTGCCTATCGATGCCATGCACGACAATCTGGCCAAGATGATTGAAATCTCACAAAAACGAGGCACTAAAATATTACTGATTGCCATGAAGTTGCCACCCAATTATGGCACAACCTATACCGAATCCTTCGCCAACACATTTTATGACTTAACCAAACATTATAAATTACCCAAAGCACCATTCCTGCTGAATGGCTTATCCACACCTGATCATTTTCAGGCCGATGGCCTGCATCCTACCGCGCAAGCACAGAGCATTATTCTTGATAATATCTGGCCCTCGCTAAAACCACTGTTAAAATAA
- a CDS encoding 2OG-Fe(II) oxygenase yields MNSSTDKYQRIVNDLIKQGWSISENFINAEVAQALKNEADALHENGAFRRAGVGREQGYHVESKIRGDNIVWLDEVTDHDAPQRYLAELEQLRQVINQQMFLGLFEFEGHFAVYGPGTFYQRHLDQHQGSDSRQVTCVMYMNEHWQPEHRGELRLFVSENGNERAIDIPPRAGLLACFLSEMFYHEVLPTTTDRYSITGWFRRRG; encoded by the coding sequence ATGAACTCAAGCACTGATAAATATCAACGCATCGTTAACGACCTGATTAAACAAGGTTGGTCAATCAGCGAAAATTTCATTAATGCCGAAGTGGCACAGGCATTAAAAAACGAGGCCGATGCCTTGCATGAAAACGGCGCCTTTCGCCGCGCCGGTGTCGGTCGTGAACAGGGTTATCACGTCGAATCCAAAATCCGTGGCGACAATATCGTCTGGCTCGATGAAGTCACAGATCACGATGCACCACAGCGTTATCTCGCCGAACTCGAACAGTTACGCCAAGTGATCAATCAGCAAATGTTCTTGGGTTTGTTTGAATTTGAAGGTCATTTTGCGGTGTATGGTCCCGGTACGTTTTACCAACGCCACCTTGATCAACATCAAGGCAGCGACAGCCGCCAGGTGACCTGCGTGATGTACATGAATGAGCATTGGCAACCCGAACATCGCGGCGAACTACGACTATTCGTGTCTGAAAACGGCAATGAACGCGCCATCGACATCCCGCCACGCGCCGGTCTACTGGCCTGCTTTTTAAGCGAAATGTTTTATCACGAAGTGCTGCCCACTACGACGGATCGATATAGCATCACGGGCTGGTTCAGGCGACGGGGGTAA
- a CDS encoding PIN domain nuclease, with product MIIVDSSVWIDYFNGRDTPAPAKLDALLGAEPLAIGDLILIEVLQGFRTDADYKTAKRLLTTLTIFDMLGTKGALKSADNFRALRKKGITVRKMADVIIATFCIANHHSLLFSDKDFVPFVKHFGLRAVSVSE from the coding sequence GTGATCATTGTTGACTCGAGCGTCTGGATTGACTATTTCAATGGCCGGGATACTCCGGCTCCGGCGAAGCTTGATGCCTTATTGGGAGCCGAACCTCTCGCCATCGGTGATTTGATCTTAATTGAAGTGCTCCAAGGTTTTCGCACGGATGCGGATTACAAAACCGCCAAGCGGTTGCTGACTACGCTTACGATTTTTGACATGCTGGGAACAAAAGGCGCGTTGAAAAGTGCCGATAACTTTCGTGCTTTGAGAAAGAAGGGAATTACAGTCAGAAAAATGGCTGATGTGATCATCGCTACGTTCTGCATCGCAAATCACCACTCCCTGTTATTTTCCGATAAAGATTTTGTACCCTTTGTTAAACATTTTGGGCTGCGCGCAGTGAGTGTCAGCGAATGA
- a CDS encoding type II toxin-antitoxin system VapB family antitoxin: MRTNIDIDDHLMDEALKATGLKTKREAVELGLKTLVRLRKQEGIKAFRGRLKWEGDLDQLRIAE, encoded by the coding sequence ATGCGAACCAATATCGACATTGATGATCACTTGATGGATGAAGCCCTCAAGGCGACCGGTCTCAAAACCAAACGCGAGGCTGTTGAGCTTGGTCTTAAGACCTTGGTTCGTCTCAGGAAACAGGAAGGTATCAAGGCATTCCGTGGACGCTTGAAATGGGAAGGGGATCTGGATCAGTTGAGAATTGCCGAGTGA
- a CDS encoding cobyrinate a,c-diamide synthase, giving the protein MTHPARHCPALFISAPASGQGKTTITAGLARLYRNQGHRVRVFKTGPDFLDPMILERASGNPVYQLDQWMGGEDHCRELLYKAAAEADVILVEGVMGLYDGTPSSADLAQRFNIPAMTVISATAMAQTFGAIVHGLATYRTTLAFAGVFANHVGSASHAALLAESLPKNISLLGTMPRDEQLSLPSRHLGLVQAQELADLDERLDRIAAALAETALAQLPAVVTFTAPAETTTLPKLLKGVRIAVAQDAAFSFIYPANLDTLRALGAELRFFSPLTDHTLPEADALYLPGGYPELHLQVLADNHAMQTAICDHHAAGKPIVAECGGMLYLLESLADSAGTRAKMTGLLPGHATLQKKLANLGLHSVTLPEGQLRGHSFHHSQMETSLSPIATSQPQRKRGQAEAVYRIGRLQASYLHLYFPSAPEVAARLFS; this is encoded by the coding sequence ATGACCCATCCAGCACGTCATTGCCCTGCCCTCTTCATCTCGGCCCCGGCCTCCGGCCAGGGCAAAACGACGATCACCGCCGGACTGGCCCGTCTTTACCGCAATCAGGGGCATCGGGTACGCGTCTTTAAAACCGGGCCCGATTTTCTCGACCCAATGATCCTGGAACGCGCCTCCGGCAACCCGGTCTACCAGCTCGATCAGTGGATGGGGGGTGAAGACCATTGCCGCGAACTCTTATATAAAGCGGCAGCCGAGGCTGATGTGATTTTGGTGGAGGGTGTCATGGGCCTCTATGACGGCACCCCTTCCAGCGCCGATCTGGCGCAGCGCTTCAATATCCCGGCCATGACTGTGATCAGTGCCACGGCCATGGCGCAGACTTTTGGCGCGATTGTGCATGGCCTGGCCACATACCGCACCACTCTAGCTTTTGCCGGGGTATTCGCCAATCATGTTGGCAGTGCCAGCCACGCGGCCTTGCTGGCAGAGTCGCTACCGAAAAATATTTCCCTGCTCGGCACAATGCCGCGTGACGAGCAGCTTTCGCTGCCATCACGGCACCTGGGTTTGGTACAGGCGCAGGAACTGGCTGATCTTGATGAACGTCTGGATCGGATCGCGGCGGCGTTGGCTGAAACTGCACTCGCGCAATTGCCGGCAGTGGTGACCTTCACCGCACCTGCAGAGACTACTACGCTGCCGAAATTGCTGAAGGGTGTGCGCATCGCCGTAGCGCAGGATGCCGCGTTTTCATTTATCTATCCCGCCAATCTCGATACGCTGCGCGCGCTGGGTGCTGAACTACGCTTTTTCTCACCGCTGACTGATCACACACTGCCTGAGGCTGATGCACTGTATTTGCCCGGTGGCTATCCTGAGCTGCATTTACAAGTGTTAGCGGACAATCATGCCATGCAGACAGCCATCTGCGACCATCATGCTGCGGGCAAACCCATCGTCGCCGAATGTGGTGGGATGTTGTATTTATTGGAATCGCTGGCAGATAGCGCCGGTACGCGTGCCAAAATGACCGGCTTGCTGCCGGGCCATGCCACGCTGCAAAAAAAACTGGCCAATCTTGGCCTGCACAGTGTGACGCTGCCCGAAGGCCAACTGCGCGGCCATAGTTTCCATCATTCACAGATGGAGACATCGTTATCGCCGATTGCGACAAGTCAGCCGCAACGCAAACGAGGGCAAGCGGAAGCGGTATATCGAATTGGGCGATTACAGGCGTCATATTTGCATTTGTATTTTCCGTCCGCGCCGGAAGTTGCGGCACGGTTGTTTAGTTAG
- a CDS encoding CbtB-domain containing protein: MHIETASTTQTKAIPTNTASSRMLAVLLVAVLGSILVFAAGFAGADVLHNATHDSRHSTGFPCH, encoded by the coding sequence ATGCACATCGAAACCGCATCCACCACCCAGACCAAAGCCATCCCCACCAATACCGCATCATCCAGAATGCTGGCCGTCCTACTCGTCGCTGTTCTCGGTTCGATACTCGTTTTCGCGGCAGGTTTCGCCGGGGCGGACGTTCTTCACAACGCCACTCATGATTCGCGTCACTCGACCGGGTTCCCTTGTCATTAA
- a CDS encoding CbtA family protein, with the protein MNMTIFRGMVKVAALAGILAGLLLTLIQQIQIIPLIHEAERYEHPESTVDHANHNHATGHEHGEWQPENGWQRTLSTTGANIVVALGFALLLSAAVAFRGAKLNWRTGLLWGLGGYTVFFVAPSLALPPEVPGAQAAELEYRQLWWISTSLFTASGLVCILFFRQLAVRILGALLLIVPHLIGAPQPEVSGSSAPEELAQAFVVATFIANAVFWLGLGGLFGFFHRRFAD; encoded by the coding sequence ATGAACATGACGATCTTCAGGGGCATGGTGAAGGTGGCGGCACTCGCCGGCATTCTAGCGGGCTTGTTGCTCACGCTGATTCAGCAAATCCAGATTATTCCGCTGATTCACGAAGCTGAACGCTACGAGCACCCCGAATCAACCGTCGATCATGCTAACCACAACCACGCCACGGGACACGAACATGGCGAGTGGCAACCGGAAAATGGCTGGCAGCGGACGCTGTCCACCACTGGTGCCAATATCGTTGTCGCGCTCGGGTTTGCGTTATTGCTGAGCGCAGCGGTCGCATTCCGCGGTGCGAAACTTAATTGGCGTACCGGTCTACTGTGGGGTCTCGGAGGTTACACCGTCTTCTTCGTTGCACCTTCTCTGGCCCTGCCACCGGAAGTTCCCGGCGCGCAAGCAGCGGAACTAGAATATCGACAGCTATGGTGGATCAGCACGTCGCTCTTCACTGCCAGCGGTCTTGTCTGCATCCTTTTCTTTCGACAACTCGCTGTCAGAATCCTCGGGGCATTGTTGCTGATTGTTCCTCATCTGATCGGTGCACCACAACCGGAAGTCTCTGGCAGCAGCGCGCCTGAAGAATTAGCGCAGGCATTCGTCGTCGCGACATTTATCGCCAATGCCGTGTTTTGGCTGGGGCTCGGCGGTTTGTTCGGATTCTTTCATCGGAGATTCGCAGATTGA
- the cobM gene encoding precorrin-4 C(11)-methyltransferase, whose translation MGKVWFVGAGPGDPELLTLKGRDLIARAGAILYAGSLVSEAATRWAPANCDIVDSKDMTLEQITDWLIAQAQAHDTVVRLQTGDPSLYGALIEMLQPLDAANIECGVVPGVSSAMASAAAAMESLTLPEVTQTVIFTRMEGRTPMPEGESLQELAQHHCTICLFLSITLLSKVKAELLAAGWTEDSPVLVVHKASWPNEEKIIRGTLADIRERCREEKINSQAMIIVSPTLGARHWRELKKSKLYDASFTHRFRKGGKTVREASQ comes from the coding sequence ATGGGCAAGGTGTGGTTCGTCGGTGCCGGTCCCGGTGATCCGGAATTGTTGACGCTCAAGGGGCGCGATCTTATCGCCCGCGCGGGCGCAATCCTCTACGCCGGTTCGCTGGTATCGGAAGCGGCAACTCGCTGGGCACCAGCAAATTGCGACATCGTCGATTCCAAGGACATGACGCTGGAGCAAATCACCGATTGGTTAATTGCCCAGGCACAGGCGCATGACACTGTCGTGCGCCTGCAGACCGGTGATCCTTCGCTCTATGGCGCGTTGATCGAAATGCTCCAGCCGCTGGATGCCGCCAATATCGAGTGCGGTGTAGTACCCGGCGTTTCTTCGGCGATGGCTTCAGCTGCAGCAGCGATGGAAAGTCTGACCCTGCCGGAAGTCACGCAGACCGTCATCTTCACGCGCATGGAAGGCCGCACGCCGATGCCGGAAGGTGAATCGCTGCAAGAACTGGCCCAACACCATTGCACGATTTGTCTGTTTCTCTCCATCACCTTGCTCAGCAAAGTAAAAGCAGAGCTGCTCGCTGCCGGTTGGACAGAGGACTCACCCGTGTTAGTGGTCCACAAGGCCAGCTGGCCGAATGAAGAAAAAATCATCCGTGGCACACTGGCCGATATCCGCGAGCGTTGTCGCGAAGAAAAGATCAACAGTCAGGCAATGATTATCGTCAGCCCGACACTCGGCGCACGCCACTGGCGGGAATTGAAAAAATCAAAACTCTACGACGCAAGTTTTACTCATCGTTTCCGCAAAGGCGGAAAAACAGTACGCGAGGCTTCACAATGA
- a CDS encoding sirohydrochlorin chelatase, translated as MKDTILLVGHGSRNPAGNQEIEQFANIWRKRHPDWNIEVCFIEFADVMLDQGLDNAARHGRRAIVVPLILNAAGHVKMEIPEHIEEARERHPRIEFVYAPHLGACDPILNILKRRLKKAMNQLDMPDPKTTSIIVLGRGSSDRMANGELAKMARWLQEEGDHELVDIAFTGITYPRIESVAQRHSKVGMTQIVVLPYYLFTGTLIERIKRQVEHLSAQYPHIRFARADYFGFEEEIYQLLDENVHNIQHEHPAALMPCDGCKYREIAHEQGHGHHHDHAHPHEHDHHEHEHDHIRIAGAK; from the coding sequence ATGAAAGATACGATTCTGCTCGTCGGCCACGGTTCACGTAATCCCGCGGGCAACCAGGAAATTGAACAGTTTGCAAACATCTGGCGCAAACGCCATCCGGACTGGAACATCGAAGTTTGTTTTATCGAGTTTGCCGATGTCATGTTGGACCAAGGCTTGGATAACGCCGCACGTCATGGCCGGCGTGCGATCGTCGTGCCGTTGATCCTGAATGCCGCCGGTCACGTGAAAATGGAAATTCCCGAGCACATCGAGGAAGCGCGAGAACGCCATCCGCGCATTGAGTTTGTTTATGCACCGCATTTAGGCGCCTGCGACCCGATTCTGAATATTTTGAAACGTCGACTCAAAAAGGCCATGAATCAATTGGACATGCCCGATCCGAAAACTACGAGCATCATCGTACTGGGGCGTGGCTCGTCGGATCGCATGGCTAACGGTGAACTCGCCAAGATGGCACGCTGGCTACAGGAAGAAGGCGATCACGAACTGGTGGATATTGCCTTTACCGGCATTACCTATCCGCGCATTGAAAGCGTGGCTCAACGTCATTCCAAAGTGGGGATGACACAAATCGTGGTACTGCCCTATTACCTGTTCACCGGCACCCTGATCGAACGCATCAAACGCCAGGTGGAACATCTCAGCGCCCAGTATCCGCATATCCGTTTTGCCCGCGCTGATTATTTTGGCTTTGAGGAAGAGATTTACCAATTACTGGATGAAAATGTACATAACATTCAACATGAGCACCCTGCCGCATTGATGCCTTGCGATGGTTGCAAATATCGCGAAATCGCGCATGAGCAGGGCCATGGTCACCACCATGATCACGCCCATCCCCACGAGCATGATCATCATGAACACGAACATGATCACATTAGAATCGCAGGCGCAAAATGA
- a CDS encoding precorrin-8X methylmutase, whose translation MNTVVTEQLTQAGQQIEHESFAIVDREAGPHHYTAEQWPIVRRMIHATADFEFNGLTQFHPTAVRAGIDAMLAGRPIVADVDMICVGVSRPRLAHFGVEIHQFISDEDVIAQARAKNSTRAVQAMRKAHQLGLLDGGIVAIGNAPTALLEVIRLMHEEKVRPALIVGMPVGFVSAAESKAALAEIGDIPWIITSGRKGGSTLVVAALHALLALAEAQQKAIARA comes from the coding sequence ATGAATACCGTCGTCACTGAACAACTCACTCAGGCGGGCCAACAGATAGAACACGAATCCTTCGCCATCGTTGATCGCGAAGCCGGTCCGCACCATTACACAGCGGAGCAATGGCCTATCGTGCGGCGCATGATTCATGCGACAGCGGATTTTGAATTTAACGGCCTGACGCAATTTCATCCCACTGCGGTGCGCGCCGGGATCGATGCCATGCTTGCGGGCAGACCGATTGTTGCCGATGTCGACATGATCTGCGTTGGTGTATCGCGGCCCCGCTTGGCGCATTTTGGTGTAGAGATTCATCAATTCATTAGCGATGAGGACGTCATCGCCCAGGCACGCGCCAAGAATTCCACTCGCGCCGTGCAAGCCATGCGCAAGGCACATCAACTTGGATTGTTGGATGGCGGCATTGTCGCGATCGGCAACGCGCCCACGGCATTACTCGAAGTCATCCGGCTGATGCACGAGGAAAAAGTACGCCCGGCACTGATTGTGGGTATGCCAGTGGGTTTTGTCTCTGCCGCCGAATCCAAGGCCGCACTCGCCGAAATCGGGGATATTCCGTGGATTATCACCTCGGGTCGCAAAGGCGGTTCTACTCTGGTCGTCGCCGCATTACATGCATTACTGGCCTTGGCTGAGGCTCAACAAAAGGCAATAGCACGCGCTTGA